One stretch of Nesterenkonia halotolerans DNA includes these proteins:
- a CDS encoding pyridoxal phosphate-dependent aminotransferase encodes MQEFEDFTQSPKLQDVRYDVRGPIAQEAARLEREGHAITRLNIGNPAPFGFEAPDSIRMAMISNLHDAQGYSDSQGIYSARIAVAQYYQARGMTEADPSDIYLGNGVSELISMVLQAMLAPGDEVLIPAPDYPLWTGATTLAGGKAVHYICDENNSWWPDPEEIESKVTDRTKALVIINPNNPTGAVYPREILEAMVDICRRHNLMLLSDEIYENITFEGAEMVNACTLSDDVFTITFSGLSKTWRVAGFRSGWIYVSGPTHRAKNYLEGLTLLMNMRMCANVPAQHAIQAALGGHQSIEDLIDPGGRLFEQRETAYRLLREIEGVEVHQADGALYLFPRLDPEIYPIENDEQFVIELLRQQKILVSHGRAFNWIDDNHFRLVTLPAVEDLEHAIGGIAEFLAEYRDAAARA; translated from the coding sequence ATGCAGGAATTCGAAGACTTCACCCAGTCGCCCAAGCTCCAGGACGTCAGGTACGACGTGCGTGGACCCATCGCGCAGGAGGCCGCCCGGCTGGAGCGTGAGGGTCACGCGATCACCCGCCTGAACATCGGCAATCCCGCGCCCTTCGGGTTCGAGGCGCCGGACTCCATCCGGATGGCGATGATCAGCAATCTGCATGACGCGCAGGGTTACTCCGACTCGCAGGGCATCTACTCGGCGCGGATCGCGGTGGCGCAGTATTACCAGGCGCGCGGGATGACCGAAGCCGACCCTTCCGACATCTACCTGGGCAACGGGGTCTCTGAGCTGATCTCCATGGTGCTCCAGGCGATGCTGGCCCCGGGAGACGAGGTGCTGATCCCCGCCCCGGACTACCCGCTGTGGACCGGCGCCACGACGCTGGCCGGTGGGAAAGCGGTGCACTACATCTGCGACGAGAACAACAGCTGGTGGCCGGATCCTGAGGAGATCGAGTCCAAGGTCACCGATCGGACCAAGGCGCTGGTCATCATCAACCCGAACAACCCTACGGGTGCGGTCTACCCGCGCGAGATCCTGGAAGCGATGGTCGACATCTGTCGGCGGCACAACCTGATGCTGCTCTCCGACGAGATCTACGAGAACATCACCTTCGAGGGCGCCGAGATGGTCAACGCCTGCACGCTCTCCGATGATGTCTTCACGATCACCTTCTCCGGGCTCTCGAAGACCTGGCGTGTGGCCGGCTTCCGTTCAGGCTGGATCTACGTCTCCGGACCCACACATCGCGCCAAGAACTACCTCGAGGGCCTGACACTGCTGATGAACATGCGCATGTGCGCCAACGTCCCCGCTCAGCACGCCATTCAGGCGGCGCTCGGCGGGCACCAATCCATCGAAGATCTGATCGACCCCGGTGGGCGGCTGTTTGAACAGCGCGAGACCGCCTACCGGCTGCTGCGCGAGATCGAAGGCGTGGAGGTCCACCAGGCCGACGGCGCGCTCTATCTGTTCCCGCGGCTGGACCCGGAGATCTATCCGATCGAGAACGACGAGCAGTTCGTCATCGAGCTGCTGCGCCAGCAGAAGATCCTGGTCTCCCACGGACGCGCCTTCAACTGGATCGACGACAACCACTTCAGGCTCGTGACGCTGCCTGCCGTCGAGGACCTCGAGCACGCCATCGGCGGGATCGCCGAGTTCCTCGCGGAGTATCGGGACGCGGCAGCCCGCGCCTGA
- a CDS encoding exodeoxyribonuclease VII small subunit translates to MTEAPHAGESAGSGSTASEFAAAQTQDIETMSYERAREELVAVVTKLETGGAPLEESLALWQRGEALADRCERWLDGARTRLEEVRAELTEDS, encoded by the coding sequence GTGACCGAAGCACCCCACGCCGGAGAATCCGCAGGCTCTGGCTCCACTGCGAGCGAGTTCGCCGCCGCGCAGACCCAGGACATCGAGACCATGAGCTACGAGCGCGCCCGCGAGGAACTCGTCGCTGTGGTCACCAAGCTGGAGACCGGCGGCGCTCCTCTGGAGGAGTCACTGGCGCTGTGGCAGCGCGGCGAGGCCCTGGCCGATCGCTGTGAGCGCTGGCTGGACGGGGCCCGAACCCGTCTGGAAGAGGTCCGCGCCGAGCTCACCGAGGACAGCTGA
- the xseA gene encoding exodeoxyribonuclease VII large subunit: MSQPAQAQDTSAETPWPLSTYSSKLKAHIEMAPPTWVEGQLVEFNLRNGNAWMTLRDLEQEVSFSTVAWRTVAGGLNGTVSPGSRVVALVKPNLYEKSGRLSLVAQQMKPVGLGDLLARIEQLKQKLAAEGLFRAELKQSLPVLPLRIGLITGRNSDAKKDILRNTHARWAAAQFEIREVATQGPTAPQEVAAALAELDADASVEVIVIARGGGALEEVVLPFSDERLIRAVAAARTPVVSAIGHEADRPLLDEVADMRASTPTGAAKLLVVDEAQERENLSQARERMSSGVERLLRRETDWLQAVRSRPVLAQPQDMLSVRSQELAGLRRRALFGMESALARGTDWVSHTRARVRSLSPQSTLDRGYAVVQAQREAGWEVLREAGTLTRGDQLSIMVASGELTARAEEIYPRDQNTPQNRKAAQ, encoded by the coding sequence ATGAGCCAGCCGGCACAGGCCCAAGACACCTCCGCCGAGACGCCGTGGCCGCTGAGCACCTATTCCAGCAAGCTGAAGGCCCATATCGAGATGGCCCCACCCACCTGGGTCGAGGGGCAGCTCGTGGAGTTCAACCTGCGCAACGGCAACGCCTGGATGACGCTTCGCGATCTGGAGCAGGAGGTCTCCTTCTCCACCGTCGCGTGGCGCACCGTGGCGGGCGGGCTGAACGGGACCGTCTCCCCCGGGTCGCGAGTGGTCGCTCTGGTCAAGCCGAATCTCTATGAGAAATCCGGGCGACTCTCCCTGGTGGCCCAGCAGATGAAGCCTGTCGGGCTCGGAGACCTGCTGGCCCGGATCGAACAGCTCAAGCAGAAGCTGGCCGCCGAAGGACTCTTCCGGGCCGAGCTGAAGCAGTCGCTTCCGGTGCTGCCGCTGCGCATCGGGCTGATCACAGGCCGCAACTCCGACGCCAAGAAGGACATCCTGCGCAACACCCATGCCCGCTGGGCGGCCGCCCAGTTCGAGATCCGTGAGGTCGCGACTCAGGGACCCACCGCACCCCAGGAGGTGGCCGCCGCTCTGGCAGAGCTCGACGCCGACGCCTCCGTCGAGGTGATCGTGATCGCCCGGGGCGGAGGCGCCCTGGAAGAGGTCGTCCTGCCCTTCTCCGATGAGCGGCTGATCCGGGCCGTGGCGGCGGCGCGCACCCCGGTGGTCTCAGCCATCGGGCATGAAGCGGACCGGCCGCTGCTCGACGAGGTCGCTGACATGCGCGCTTCGACCCCCACCGGGGCAGCCAAGCTGCTGGTGGTGGACGAGGCTCAGGAGCGTGAGAATCTCAGCCAGGCACGGGAACGCATGTCCTCCGGAGTGGAGCGACTGCTGCGCCGAGAGACCGATTGGCTGCAGGCCGTGCGCTCTCGTCCGGTGCTGGCCCAGCCCCAGGACATGCTCTCCGTCCGCTCCCAGGAGCTCGCGGGGCTGCGCCGTCGCGCGCTCTTCGGCATGGAATCCGCACTGGCACGGGGCACCGACTGGGTCTCCCACACCCGCGCCCGGGTCCGTTCACTGTCTCCGCAGTCCACCCTCGACCGTGGCTACGCCGTCGTCCAGGCCCAGCGGGAAGCCGGCTGGGAGGTCCTGCGCGAGGCAGGGACGCTGACCCGCGGGGACCAGCTCAGCATCATGGTGGCCTCCGGAGAGCTCACCGCCCGCGCGGAGGAGATCTACCCCCGGGACCAGAACACCCCTCAGAATCGAAAGGCAGCACAGTGA
- a CDS encoding 4-hydroxy-3-methylbut-2-enyl diphosphate reductase, with protein sequence MTSTATAPDAPARRQHIAVPMPMVPRKRRSPEEVAAESTFEGPRKVLLAAPRGYCAGVDRAVVAVEKALDTYGAPVYVRKEIVHNRHVVETLQEKGVIFVEEADEVPHGAMLVFSAHGVSPAVKDLAESRNLQTIDATCPLVTKVHRESVRFAKDDYEILLIGHEGHEEVEGTYGEAPDNTTIVNGPWEVDDLQVRNPDRLIWLSQTTLSVDETMETVQKLRERFPNLQDPPSDDICYATSNRQAAIKKVAPDSDLVIVVGSENSSNSVRLKEVAKEYGAARAERVDYANQVDEAWFQDAATIGVTSGASVPEVLVDDVLRLLADYGYGEVEEVVTAEEDIVFSLPKEIRQALTQAGHEDVGRGGRKRNA encoded by the coding sequence ATGACTTCCACCGCCACCGCCCCCGACGCTCCGGCACGGCGCCAGCACATCGCGGTCCCCATGCCGATGGTGCCCCGCAAGCGCCGCAGCCCCGAGGAGGTGGCCGCCGAGTCCACCTTCGAGGGACCGCGCAAGGTCCTGCTGGCTGCCCCGCGCGGCTATTGCGCCGGAGTGGACCGCGCCGTGGTCGCGGTGGAGAAGGCGCTGGATACCTACGGCGCCCCGGTGTACGTGCGCAAAGAGATCGTGCACAACCGCCACGTGGTCGAGACGCTGCAGGAGAAGGGCGTCATCTTCGTGGAAGAGGCCGACGAGGTGCCCCACGGCGCGATGCTCGTCTTCTCCGCACACGGCGTCTCCCCAGCGGTGAAGGATCTGGCGGAGAGCCGCAATCTGCAGACCATCGACGCGACCTGCCCGCTGGTGACCAAGGTGCACCGCGAGTCGGTGCGCTTCGCGAAGGATGACTACGAGATCCTGCTCATCGGCCACGAGGGCCATGAGGAGGTCGAAGGCACCTACGGCGAGGCGCCGGACAACACCACCATCGTCAACGGTCCCTGGGAGGTCGACGATCTCCAGGTGCGCAACCCCGACCGACTGATCTGGCTCTCGCAGACCACGCTGTCCGTGGACGAGACCATGGAGACCGTGCAGAAGCTGCGGGAACGCTTCCCGAACCTGCAGGATCCGCCCTCGGACGACATCTGCTACGCCACCTCCAACCGCCAGGCGGCCATCAAGAAGGTCGCGCCCGACTCGGACCTGGTGATCGTGGTCGGCTCCGAGAACTCCTCGAACTCCGTGCGGCTCAAAGAGGTCGCCAAGGAGTACGGCGCCGCCCGCGCCGAGCGCGTGGACTACGCCAACCAGGTCGATGAGGCATGGTTCCAGGACGCGGCGACGATCGGTGTGACCTCGGGCGCCTCGGTCCCCGAGGTCCTGGTCGACGACGTGCTGCGTCTGCTCGCCGACTACGGCTACGGCGAGGTCGAAGAGGTCGTCACGGCGGAGGAGGACATCGTGTTCTCGCTCCCCAAGGAGATCCGCCAGGCGCTCACCCAGGCCGGGCACGAGGACGTCGGCCGCGGCGGACGCAAGCGCAACGCCTAG
- a CDS encoding sulfite exporter TauE/SafE family protein yields the protein MTVLGMTAVIAAAVLIGTILQRVSGTGVGLVVAPVLSILLGPAFGVLVTNMTTFVSGCLIMIAVWSQVSWRHFWLIMPAAVIGAIPGAWLVGQLSAGWLSIIVGAIVVFALLVTVALPRLPHLPGRCAGLLAGVLGGFFNAASGVAAPVMVIYSRLSRWDQRSFAATLQPIFMTMGAVSVLAKLVIGSVDLNGHAGPSLGWLFPVIVGTVVLGILIGTQLAKRVSIPAARRLAMTLAGLGGAGAIIRGTLEVLA from the coding sequence ATGACGGTGCTGGGCATGACGGCGGTGATCGCCGCCGCGGTGCTGATCGGCACGATCCTGCAGCGGGTCTCCGGCACCGGAGTGGGCCTTGTGGTGGCCCCGGTGCTCTCCATCCTTCTCGGACCTGCCTTCGGCGTGCTGGTCACCAATATGACCACCTTCGTCTCCGGCTGCCTGATCATGATCGCGGTGTGGTCGCAGGTCAGCTGGCGCCACTTCTGGCTGATCATGCCCGCCGCGGTGATCGGCGCGATCCCCGGCGCCTGGCTGGTGGGCCAGCTCAGCGCGGGGTGGCTCTCGATCATCGTGGGCGCGATCGTGGTCTTCGCGCTGCTGGTGACCGTCGCGCTGCCCCGGCTGCCGCATCTGCCCGGTCGATGCGCCGGGCTTCTCGCCGGGGTCCTCGGCGGGTTCTTCAATGCGGCCTCCGGTGTGGCGGCCCCGGTGATGGTCATCTACTCCCGGCTCTCGCGCTGGGACCAGCGCAGCTTCGCCGCGACGCTGCAGCCCATCTTCATGACCATGGGTGCGGTCTCCGTGCTGGCCAAGCTTGTGATCGGCTCCGTTGACCTCAACGGTCACGCGGGACCTTCACTGGGCTGGCTCTTCCCGGTCATCGTGGGGACCGTGGTGCTCGGAATCCTGATCGGCACCCAGTTGGCAAAACGCGTGTCCATTCCGGCTGCCCGCAGACTGGCGATGACGCTGGCCGGGCTCGGGGGAGCGGGGGCCATCATCCGCGGCACGCTCGAGGTGCTCGCGTGA
- a CDS encoding MFS transporter, translated as MTPRGPAGRDGQAAPHSRRLLIALFFIGVATFAQLYSPQGLLPLIAAEQQVSADRAALMISAATLGLALGVIPWSYVGDAHGRKPAMVWAISLACLFGGLAVLMPGISAEFGFELALVLRFIEGFMLGGVPALAVAYLNEEVSPKIAVAAAGTYISGTSLGGLTGRIVAAPVGEQLGWKIGMLIVTVIAALCVLVFLRMAPAAQNFTPARARPGEALRSLTGNLGSPTLRILYLQGFLTMGGFVAMYNFLGFHLTAPPFSIPLGIASFVFLAYLAGTWSSPRAGRLAARYSRKPVLLAGNLIMMLGVGLTLIPNLGVVILGTVVLTGGFFAAHAVASGWVGAAATAGRAQSASLYNLGYYGGSSLFGYLGGTALHLAGWPGTVAMVLGLAGLATLLAAVVLPKN; from the coding sequence GTGACACCACGCGGCCCGGCGGGCCGCGACGGGCAGGCCGCCCCGCACAGCCGACGACTGCTGATCGCGCTGTTCTTCATCGGTGTCGCGACCTTCGCGCAGCTGTACTCTCCGCAGGGACTGCTCCCGCTCATCGCCGCCGAGCAGCAGGTCTCCGCGGACCGGGCGGCGCTGATGATCTCCGCGGCCACGCTCGGCCTCGCGCTGGGGGTGATTCCCTGGTCCTATGTCGGCGACGCCCACGGCCGGAAACCCGCCATGGTCTGGGCGATCAGCCTGGCCTGCCTCTTCGGTGGACTGGCCGTGCTGATGCCCGGCATCTCAGCAGAGTTCGGCTTCGAGCTGGCCCTGGTGCTGCGGTTCATCGAAGGCTTCATGCTCGGCGGCGTGCCGGCGCTGGCCGTGGCCTACCTCAACGAGGAGGTCAGTCCGAAGATCGCCGTGGCCGCGGCAGGCACCTACATCTCGGGCACCTCCCTGGGCGGGCTGACCGGACGCATCGTGGCCGCACCGGTGGGGGAGCAGCTGGGCTGGAAGATCGGGATGCTGATCGTCACGGTGATCGCCGCACTCTGTGTGCTGGTCTTCCTGAGGATGGCGCCGGCCGCGCAGAACTTCACCCCCGCCAGGGCCCGGCCAGGAGAGGCGCTGCGCTCACTCACCGGGAACCTGGGCTCGCCCACGCTGAGGATCCTCTACCTTCAGGGCTTTCTGACCATGGGCGGCTTCGTCGCGATGTACAACTTCCTCGGCTTCCACCTCACCGCGCCGCCGTTCTCCATCCCGCTGGGGATCGCCTCCTTCGTGTTCCTGGCCTACCTCGCGGGCACCTGGTCCTCCCCGCGCGCGGGCCGGCTGGCGGCGCGGTACTCCCGCAAGCCGGTGCTGCTGGCGGGGAACCTGATCATGATGCTCGGGGTGGGGCTGACGCTGATCCCGAATCTGGGGGTCGTCATCCTCGGCACCGTGGTGCTGACCGGGGGCTTCTTCGCCGCGCATGCGGTGGCCTCGGGGTGGGTCGGTGCTGCGGCCACGGCTGGTCGCGCGCAGTCGGCCTCGCTGTACAACCTCGGCTACTACGGGGGCTCCTCGTTGTTCGGCTATCTCGGCGGAACGGCCCTGCACCTGGCCGGCTGGCCCGGGACGGTGGCGATGGTGCTCGGTCTGGCGGGGCTGGCGACCCTGCTGGCCGCCGTCGTGCTGCCCAAGAACTAG
- a CDS encoding SLC13 family permease, with the protein MTPPRSRVSGDHLKKYDPRTQSEAESEEKSVGARAEGLERPALIRRMVGLVGGVVLALLVYLVMPGDLEVWPRLTAATAVLMAIWWMTEAIPIPATALLPLIIFPLLVPSGDVGSAEEAVGGVSVDDVGASYGNNIIFLFMGGFMLALAMQRWNLHRRIALLTLRAMGSKPANLIAGFMIATGFLSMWVSNTATAVMMLPIGVSVLMLVNKIIKGEDPETAKSAGEDETNNALKSNFGTALMLGIAYAASVGSLGTIIGTPPNALLVGHMAENHDLTIGFGQWMLVGVPISVVMLIITWVLLTKVLFKPEIDDIPGGGDLIRDELRKLGPMAAGETRVLIIFILAALSWVSIPLISTNLLGMEDPFISDAGIAMVVGLLLFLLPGGAAKGVRLLDWEYAAKLPWGVLLLFGGGLALSGQFGDSGLSTWLGEQVEGLSGIPVWVLVLVATVGILLLTEMTSNTATAATFLPVASGVAMGTGLDPLILAAPVALAATCAFMLPVATPPNAIAYGSGYVTIGQMIKGGIWLNVAGVICITIVSMTILVWVFGLSI; encoded by the coding sequence ATGACGCCTCCGCGTTCCCGTGTATCGGGCGACCATCTGAAGAAATATGACCCCCGCACCCAGTCGGAGGCCGAGTCCGAGGAAAAGTCCGTAGGTGCTCGCGCTGAAGGGCTGGAGCGTCCGGCGCTGATCCGCCGGATGGTCGGCCTGGTCGGCGGCGTGGTCCTCGCGCTGCTGGTGTACCTGGTGATGCCGGGTGACCTCGAGGTCTGGCCCCGGCTGACGGCCGCCACCGCCGTGCTGATGGCCATCTGGTGGATGACCGAAGCGATCCCGATCCCGGCCACCGCGCTGCTCCCGCTGATCATCTTCCCGCTGCTGGTCCCCTCGGGTGACGTCGGCAGCGCCGAGGAGGCCGTGGGCGGAGTATCCGTGGACGATGTGGGCGCCAGCTATGGCAACAACATCATCTTCCTGTTCATGGGCGGGTTCATGCTGGCCCTGGCGATGCAGCGCTGGAATCTGCACCGCCGGATCGCGCTGCTGACCCTGCGCGCCATGGGCTCCAAGCCGGCGAACCTGATCGCCGGATTCATGATCGCCACCGGCTTCCTCTCCATGTGGGTCTCCAACACCGCCACCGCCGTGATGATGCTGCCCATCGGCGTCTCGGTGCTGATGCTGGTGAACAAGATCATCAAGGGTGAGGATCCGGAGACCGCCAAGTCCGCCGGTGAGGACGAGACCAACAACGCGCTGAAGTCCAACTTCGGGACCGCGCTGATGCTGGGCATCGCCTATGCCGCCTCGGTCGGCTCGCTGGGCACCATCATCGGCACCCCGCCGAACGCGCTGCTGGTCGGTCACATGGCCGAGAACCACGACCTCACCATCGGCTTCGGTCAGTGGATGCTGGTCGGCGTGCCGATCTCCGTGGTCATGCTCATCATCACCTGGGTGCTGTTGACCAAGGTGCTCTTCAAGCCCGAGATCGACGACATCCCCGGCGGTGGCGATCTCATCCGCGACGAGCTGCGCAAGCTCGGCCCGATGGCCGCCGGTGAGACGCGCGTGCTGATCATCTTCATCCTCGCCGCACTGTCCTGGGTCTCGATCCCGCTGATCTCCACGAACCTGCTCGGCATGGAGGATCCCTTCATCTCCGACGCCGGCATCGCGATGGTCGTGGGACTGCTCCTGTTCCTGCTCCCCGGCGGCGCCGCCAAGGGCGTGCGCCTGCTGGACTGGGAATACGCCGCGAAGCTGCCCTGGGGCGTGCTGCTGCTCTTCGGCGGCGGCCTGGCGCTCTCCGGACAGTTCGGCGACTCGGGACTCTCCACCTGGCTCGGCGAGCAGGTCGAGGGACTCTCCGGCATCCCGGTCTGGGTGCTCGTGCTGGTGGCCACGGTCGGCATCCTGCTGCTCACCGAGATGACCTCCAACACGGCGACGGCGGCCACCTTCCTCCCGGTGGCCTCCGGAGTGGCGATGGGCACCGGTCTGGACCCGCTGATCCTCGCCGCGCCGGTGGCGCTGGCCGCGACCTGCGCGTTCATGCTCCCGGTCGCCACACCGCCGAACGCCATCGCCTACGGCTCCGGATACGTCACGATCGGACAGATGATCAAGGGCGGCATCTGGCTCAACGTGGCCGGAGTCATCTGCATCACGATCGTGTCCATGACCATCCTGGTCTGGGTCTTCGGGCTCAGCATCTAG
- the rmuC gene encoding DNA recombination protein RmuC, which produces MTLVYFLSGLLLGVLGSWLVLYLLRRGTDDAGQLRGQLESSQQELTGVQAELAGTQQELSVAKGRLWELERRREEDADAARERETLVEMLHPVRQGVTEMQRRVQELETERAAQHSRLSQQLTAAAETDARIIESTQALLGSLHSNSARGHWGEVQLRRVVEAAGMIPHVDFTEQHSSRGADGQLLIPDMVVHLPGGRQVVLDAKAPLNATNPTLQAKALRSRVDELAKKRYWEAVDLSPDVVFCFVPAESLLSAAMEADPNLLDDALSKGVTLVSPASLLASLKAVSAAWRQERLAQNIREVVDHSRDLYRRLAKMSEHLARTGDRLRQAVTAYNGLIGNIERQVLPKVEAMSRLEVGEPSAESASAEGLLEDLGETLSATAVSTEVNPLGPRLEAERSSSE; this is translated from the coding sequence ATGACCCTCGTGTACTTTCTCAGCGGACTTCTCCTCGGCGTGCTCGGCAGCTGGCTGGTGCTCTACCTGCTGCGCCGGGGCACCGATGACGCCGGACAGCTGCGAGGCCAGCTGGAGAGCTCGCAGCAGGAGCTCACCGGTGTCCAGGCGGAGCTTGCCGGGACCCAGCAGGAGCTCAGCGTGGCGAAGGGTCGGCTGTGGGAGCTGGAGCGGCGCCGTGAGGAGGACGCCGATGCCGCACGGGAGCGCGAGACCCTCGTGGAGATGCTGCATCCGGTGCGTCAGGGCGTCACCGAGATGCAGCGCCGGGTCCAGGAGCTGGAGACCGAGCGGGCCGCCCAGCATTCGCGGCTGAGCCAGCAGCTGACCGCCGCGGCGGAGACCGATGCGCGGATCATCGAATCCACGCAGGCGCTGCTCGGGAGCCTGCATTCGAACTCCGCGCGCGGGCACTGGGGTGAGGTGCAGCTGCGCCGGGTGGTGGAGGCTGCCGGAATGATCCCGCATGTGGACTTCACCGAACAGCACAGCTCCCGCGGCGCGGACGGCCAGCTGCTGATCCCGGACATGGTGGTGCACCTTCCCGGCGGGCGTCAGGTGGTCCTCGATGCCAAGGCGCCGCTGAATGCCACGAATCCCACGCTGCAGGCCAAGGCGCTGCGCTCTCGCGTGGACGAACTCGCCAAGAAGCGGTACTGGGAGGCCGTGGACCTCTCCCCCGATGTGGTGTTCTGCTTCGTGCCGGCGGAATCGCTGCTCTCTGCGGCGATGGAGGCGGACCCGAATCTGCTCGACGACGCCCTGTCCAAGGGCGTCACGCTGGTGTCCCCGGCCTCGCTGCTGGCCTCGCTGAAGGCCGTCTCCGCTGCCTGGCGGCAGGAGCGGCTGGCGCAGAACATCCGCGAGGTAGTGGATCACTCGCGGGATCTCTACCGGCGGCTGGCCAAGATGAGCGAACACCTGGCGCGCACCGGGGATCGGCTGCGCCAGGCGGTCACCGCGTACAACGGGCTCATCGGCAACATCGAACGGCAGGTGCTGCCGAAGGTGGAGGCGATGAGCCGACTGGAGGTGGGTGAACCCTCCGCGGAGTCAGCGTCTGCCGAGGGCCTGCTGGAGGACCTCGGCGAGACGCTGAGCGCCACGGCGGTGAGCACCGAGGTCAATCCGTTGGGTCCCCGGCTGGAGGCCGAACGGTCGAGTTCGGAGTGA
- a CDS encoding histidine phosphatase family protein has translation MIRILLVRHGETDWNKTHRLQGHSDISLAESGRLQARTTGAFVRAQNPAQGHVSSLVRTQQTFAEFGLELQPQIWDELREQSLGEWEGAFAAEIRDAEPENFEGWRAGSYTPAGGEAHADLQARMTRAFSDIVRSTAEIAPTASVDLSFEVRTAVVVSHGAALRVLFEGLGLLDRRQFIPLTPAAVTVLDIPLTSGSVSSSLPNAGLDEEHDDDAEARAIRELTDAQIADHARLRLINLSPELQNPGLSTPAI, from the coding sequence ATGATCCGCATCCTGCTAGTCCGCCATGGAGAGACCGACTGGAACAAGACCCACCGCCTCCAGGGGCATTCGGACATCTCGCTGGCCGAGTCCGGGAGGCTGCAGGCGCGGACCACCGGTGCCTTCGTGCGTGCGCAGAACCCTGCGCAGGGTCATGTCTCCAGCCTGGTGCGGACCCAGCAGACCTTCGCCGAGTTCGGCCTGGAGCTGCAGCCGCAGATCTGGGACGAGCTGCGCGAGCAGAGCCTGGGTGAATGGGAAGGCGCCTTCGCGGCGGAGATCCGCGACGCCGAGCCGGAGAACTTCGAGGGCTGGCGCGCCGGTAGCTACACCCCGGCTGGGGGAGAGGCGCATGCGGATCTGCAGGCCCGGATGACGCGCGCCTTCAGCGACATCGTGCGGTCCACCGCGGAGATCGCTCCCACAGCTTCAGTCGACCTGAGCTTCGAGGTGCGCACCGCCGTCGTCGTCTCTCATGGTGCTGCGCTGCGGGTGCTCTTCGAGGGGCTCGGGCTGCTGGATCGTCGCCAGTTCATCCCGCTGACCCCGGCTGCGGTCACGGTGCTCGACATCCCGCTGACTTCGGGCTCGGTCTCCTCCTCGCTGCCGAACGCCGGGCTGGACGAGGAGCACGACGACGACGCCGAGGCCCGCGCGATCCGCGAGCTCACCGATGCGCAGATCGCCGATCACGCGCGGCTGCGTCTGATCAATCTCTCCCCGGAGCTGCAGAACCCCGGGCTGAGCACTCCCGCCATCTGA